The DNA region CACATGATCCTAGAGACGCTCGCTTTCGGATCCGATATTGCGCACTaccgcaagaagaaggacaacgTCGGCATCTCGGTCCGGTCCATCCTGGCCAACGTCTTCATGCAGGCTGTCATCCTGCTCTACCTCATTGACAACTCGCAAAACACCAGCTGGATGATTCtgggcggccaggccgtcggcaTTGTCATCGAGCTCTGGAAGATCACGACGATTGTCAACGTTTCGCTCAAGCCAGCGCCGCCTGGCTCGTGGCTGCCATATGTgatcgccgtcgaggacaagCACAAGCTCAgcgagacggaggagaagaCCAAGGAGTACGACGAGATTGCCTTCAAGTACATGTACATGGCGGGCGTGCCCCTGCTCATCGGCTATGCCATCTACTCGCTGGTTTACGACACGCACAAGTCGTGGTACTCATACATCATCACGACGCTCGTCGGCTCTGTTTACGCGTACGGGTTCCTCATGATGGTCCCTTCGCTGTACATCAACTACAGGCTCAAGAGTGTTGCGCACATGCCCGCCAAGGCCATGATGTACAAGTTCCTGAACACTTTCATCGACGACCTGTTTGCGTTCACGATCAAGATGCCCTTCCTCCACAGGCTGTCTACGTTCCGTGACGACATCATTTTCTTCATTTACATCTACCAGCGCTGGGCCTACAGGATCGACTACACCCGCGTCAACGAGTTCGGCCAgggtggcgaggacgaggaggaggaagcagATGCatccaaggccaaggccaaggagctgCTCGAGAGCGAACCCGCCGCAGAGAAGATTAAGAGCGCTGCGGGCAAGGCCACGGGCGCTGACACtggcaaggccaagaagagaaagTAGAAAAAGCAGAGAGACAAGAGATAGATGACGCGCACggcagaggaagagagtGTGGATAACACGGTGTACATGATGGACCTAGACCTGGTTTAGGGGTGtaggaagaaaaggaagcAGCCGCAACTGCATTTTGCATAGCGGCTCGTCTCGGGCAGACAGGTAGATGGTAGATGGTAGATGGTCGCGCGATATGCTCAATCAAGATCTCATGTGTCCATGTGTCTTGTCTCTTTCTGTCAAGTGCTGCGAATACATGTGGGAACGGACTCGTCGCTTCTCACATATCGTCTGCATGGTGCATCTCATCCGCAGATCCGCAGAAGCATCGACGGaactacctaggtagataGACCGGCATGTACGCTTGGACGGTCTGGCGAGACGACGTAAAGAAAGTGTTGGGTCGGGGGAAAAGCAACGATGACGGGCCGGGTGGGTACCGCTTTCCAATCCGGCATTTCCATGATAAGACAGATGGAAATCCCAAGATTTGCTTTTTTGGTAGGATACACCCGACCGGAGGAGGGACATTGAGACAAGATGCTGCTCGCTCCCTGACCACAATACTTGGCTGAGCCGGTACATCTTTTaggtgcagcagcagtagcagtagcagcagtagcatgggtaggtaggtaggcaggcaaGGTAGGTAAGGAGGTGGGTAGGCACGTAGCTCTTTTGCGGCTGAGAATGCCATGGAAAAATAGACGCACCATGTTCCCGGGCTTGCGGACAGAGCCTacaggggaagggggggaggggcggcagGCCCCTAAAAGATGGTGGGAGCTCCGTGCCTGGTAGGGCAGAGACAAGCTCGTATATCGCCGCGCCCTATCAGAAGGCTCCATTGGGGGAGTTGGGCAGGGGGAACTTGGGAAGGGATGACGCCAGGTCCCATCCAAACGGTGTTTTGAAGCTGGGATTGCAGCTCCACGGAGGTAGGTAAGTACCTACCCTGCTGTACTAGTATTTGCACTGCCCTCGACTCCCTAGCTTCTCCCTAGGTAGTTAGGTAGGTATCACAGGTTtttacctacctaggtaagaTACCTGCCTAGGTAATGTACGGATACGGTTCGTGGAGACCGGAGTGAGGTTGGGTGCACACAGCAAGAGGGCTGTTGCTGAAAAGGGTGGGAAAAGGTGGGGGGGATAATGCCTAAAATAAACAAGAGGTAGCAGGGTAGCGTTTAGTCTGTAGCGAGGGAGACATGTACTGTGCCGTGTTCCTGAGCAATGAGCTCTTGTCCTCGGTTGATCGGATGTCGTCCACGCAATGCAGCGTCTGGCTGGAATGAAACCGAAGAAAGGGATGGGACTGCGGGTTTCATAGCAGGAAAGAGGTCGGTTACGGGATTACAGATGATTACAGACTACGACGCGCCAAACAGACAAGCAGTAGTCTACCTGCCTTTCTACCAACTGTGTTTCTACCAACTGTGCCTTATTGCAGCTGCCCCAAAACAGTCATGGCGGGTATGTATCAAGCATCGAGAGTACCTAGGTATTGATTGTCAAAGGCACCGCCCAAAACCTTATGGTCCTCTTCCAGTCCAGTCCGTAGTCCGTCGGTTCgtcccccctttcttccctcttGAACTTTCTTTCCCTCACTTCCATATCTAActctcccctctcttctGCCACGTTGCTGCCCACGCCCCTTCCCCCACTGTCTCTGTAGTTCGCTGGTTGCTCTCGTTGGGGTTTCCCACCCGTTTCTCACATGCCCAGGTTCCCCCGCCTGCCACCTTGCGTTCGTCCCATGCATCTCCTCCGATCATGACAGACTGGCGACCGACCGCTTAGGGTCCCTAACAACGCAGAAATTAGTAGCCACCACACCAGCAAACAGCCCAACACAGGCACTGGCTCATCTCACAGGCGTCGCACAGCAGACGCACCCGCCAAGCAGGGCTCCGGACTTTCGGTTCGATCGACGGGGGTTCGAGGTCCACGCCGCCTCGTACACTGTGGACCGTGGGAGTTCCACAGCACACATGTGCCTGACCTCTGACTGACGTCTTTCATCGTCCGCTCCCCATTAGGTATTCGTACAGTCAGGGCCCCCCCGGCACCGCATCCCGACGCTCCACGGTCCGCCGGCCACTtgtgggagagagggagggagccGAACCTTCGCTTTACAGGCAACGTAAGCTACAAGACTTCAAGTACATACAAAACCCAGGTTCGGACGGGGTGGCCGTGCCGCCCGCGTGCCCGCGCCCGCTGTCCCTCAATTGACTCTTTCGGTTTCTGCCCCATTCGGGACATTTTGCGGCCCCCCCTTCTCAGTTCTCCAGTGCTGCAAAGGGGCGCTCAAGGCGGTTTGTTATTGGGGCGCCCGCCGCACGGCATCCGCTAAAAACCGAGGAAGCCCGTCCGtcacccctcctccctcgatAGAACTGCCGTGTGTTGTCCGTCGCGCGAACCTCTTTCTCTACCCTCTCGACCTAGCCCGACGAATCCCCTCGAAAAGTTTTCTTTCGAGGAGACCACGGAAGGGGTTTCCCGAATCATGAGCAGCCCTACCGTCGGGTCCCTTCTGGCTGCCATTGCGACACTCATCAGTGATGGCCTGCGAatcctccagctcgccgatAAGCGCCAATGGGGACCTGACGAACATGAGCAGTTGcgcctgctcgacgacgccctcgacgatgccaAGAAGGACTTTCAGGAGCTGTCGgtcctcgtcaacggccAACGCTATTACATGAACGATCGAAAACGTGAGTAGGCCAGCATTCCCGCCATTCTCGATCCAGACGTCTAGAAATCGCCATGTCCGAGGTTCTACGGAACCCCGCGATAGAGCGGAGGCCTCTCTCTACCCTTTGCCTGTCAACTGGCTCCCCGCCAAATCTCGCCTAGCCTGTGCATTGCACAATTGCCCACGACCCATGCTGACTGCTTGTctatctctctttctctatCTAGCCCATTCAATCGCCGAGTTACAAGTATTGCGTTCCAAATTCGAGCTTCACGTCGCCAACTTCAAGGACTGGGCCAGGATAGGAGGGCCCATCAACCCCGTATGGGCCCGGGACACGACTGAGTTGCGCCGCGAGCTTCATCGCGCACAGTGCCGCGCTGCAAGAAGGATATTCGCCGCGGAACAAGAGACGTCCGCTAGATGCCTAGGTGCCTTTCTAGTCTACAGAAAACAGCGAGAATGGCGGAACCGGCCCGCCTTGAACGAAGAGGAGCACCACCGGCGACACGTGGAGGAGGTGGTAGCTTGCAACACCATTGGTAAATTTGAGCGCTTCGGAGACGGGGGCATTGCCTTTGTATGCGACTTTTGCGACGGACACCTGGTGTGGGAAGACCTGGAGAGCATGCCATcgctccgcgccgccgaggagtcCAGCACCAGCCCCTTGCCGCCTATTTCGCCGACGACACAGATGCCCTATTGGCAGGCGACGGGGTTCACAGCATCAAAACGACGACAGGAGAAGACGGTTGTGTTCGCGCCCCTAGCGATAGCGAACCACATGGCGCCGTATCAGGGGGACTGggtcgcccgcctcctctGCCCCTTTTGCGACGAGGCTCCTTAtgccgaggatggcgacgatgacgatgacctGCGGGATCCGCTCGACGATTCTGGGTTCGAGGATCTCCAGGCATTCCAGGAGCACCTTGAGTGGCAACACACGGCGGCCTCAATACCGGCCGTACCCCTAcccaaggcggccaaggagtGTCTGGTGATGTGACACGACTGAAATTCGACAGCGGTTTATGGCGGCGCAACACGGTGATTCGTTTGTGTATACATGTACATTTACGTATCGTCTTTTTGACATGGGCGAGGAGTTGGGGAATTCTTTTTTACAAAGAGGGGCTGGATTCGTTCATCCGCACTACGACGCATGAGATTATTCCTGGGTTATAcgccttttttctttttccatTCCTATTTCTTGATACCGCAGAAGGGGCCATGTCAGACACAAGGACTGAGATGACACCACGGTCACCACCGTCCAGTCTAGAGAGACTCATCAGAGGCATAGATACCGCAAGTCTACTAGTGTTGGATCGTGTTCCACATTAAGACTCAAGAAAATAACACTATTTCGCAAAAAACAAGAAACACCTCCCGTGTTTTATGGcgcctcggcgtcttcctcgtgGCTAGCCGTCTGGAAAGACGGCTTCGTGACTCGAATTGATTTACATGAAcaaagagagggagagagaggaatATACAACCAGTGCACGCGCAACGCCTGTCTCTTGGAAACATGATGacagagaaagaaagaaaaaaaagtctcCTTGAAGATCAGAAGGCTCCTGGAAACGGGGGTTCCGttggcccctcccccccccccccccctttaGCTGGTGGACGACCGAATTAGAAGAAACGCcaccagaagaagacgatgacgatgaaggccAGGGCACCGAGGGGGCCGTACTgcttcagcagcagctcccAGTTGAtgcggacggcggcgcgcctGTACTTCTTGCTGTCGTCGCGCAGGCGGGAGCTGAGCTCGCCCATGCGCTCGAGCGAGTCGCCGCGGTAGAGCAGGTCCTCAATGTTCTTGGTCATGACCTTGGTGACGTCGCGGAGCTCGTCgttgagcttgtcgaggttctgggcggcgcgggcgtcCGAGTAGGTGGCCTTTGTGCGGGAGATGAAGGTGTCGAACTCCATGAAGGCGTAGGGCCGCAGGGACGGGGAGTGGAGTTGGGCGGGCGGGTAGGTCGTCGTGAACTCGCGGGCGAGGTCGGAGAGGTAGGTGAAGGCGAGCTTGCGCGGGTAGGAGCGTTCCGTGATGCAGATGAAGGTGATGTCCGAGTCGATGAGGTAGCtggaggtcgtcgacgggccTGGTTAGCTAGGGTCGTTTTTAAAAGGGGAGG from Colletotrichum higginsianum IMI 349063 chromosome 4, whole genome shotgun sequence includes:
- a CDS encoding Transporter sec22, whose amino-acid sequence is MIRSTQIARLDGLMLCASVDDEQQEAALSEVKSQIKQVLRKLTRNSEPQASIESGAYNINYLIDSDITFICITERSYPRKLAFTYLSDLAREFTTTYPPAQLHSPSLRPYAFMEFDTFISRTKATYSDARAAQNLDKLNDELRDVTKVMTKNIEDLLYRGDSLERMGELSSRLRDDSKKYRRAAVRINWELLLKQYGPLGALAFIVIVFFWWRFF